A genomic stretch from Rhodomicrobium vannielii ATCC 17100 includes:
- the bamA gene encoding outer membrane protein assembly factor BamA has translation MTLVLLAAAMTVTVTAGAIYSTEVFAQGGGVVRDIKVVGNRRIEPETVKSYLTFTAGQRYDAYKADESLRALFATGLFQDVRITPQGGSVVIAVVENPLINRVAFEGNTEVKSDTLSAEVQLKARTMYTRAKVQADVQRVLDVYRRQGYYATQVDAQIIELDNNRIDLVFEIREGPETKVVGINFIGNQSFSDTELRGVITTTESSFLDFLKPTSVYDPDRFNLDRELLRRYYLKNGYADMRVMSAVADVDQEGKGFFLTFTIDEGPQYFFGGVDVESTLPAFAAETVRGNLLTKPGDVYNAELVDRTAERLTVSVAEQGFAFGQVRPRIDRDPVNRTISVTYVVEQGPRLYIERINVVGNYRTEDYVIRREFRVAEGDAYNKIMVDQARLRLLALGFFKDVKVNREPGSAPDRVVLSVVVEEQSTGELSFAAGYSSAEGLLGEVSYTERNLLGTGQYLQVKVTGSQVSGGAEVSWTEPRFLDRNLSFGLDAFARNSDYTSSSYTDAGYADLKIGGSVRFGFALIDSLWLNTNYTLMSDEVYDVAEGSSLAVKQIEGTSVISSVGYSLIYDTRNNRKNPSRGFYFSFAQDVAGVGGDVNYIRSIAEGRGYYPITKQITFVGRAIGGNISGWDDQNVRIVDSFFKGGETVRGFATAGLGPRDKYTDDPVGGKNFWAATAEVRFPLPFIPDDLGFGGAVFADVGSVWGSDASKYAHQYCTNAGSSTGQCAPGNIGTFDSNDIRASVGASILWNSPVGPLRADFAYALAKASYDETQVFRFGAATKF, from the coding sequence ATGACCCTCGTACTACTCGCGGCCGCGATGACGGTGACCGTCACGGCCGGCGCGATCTATTCAACGGAAGTGTTCGCCCAGGGAGGTGGCGTCGTTCGCGACATAAAAGTCGTGGGCAACCGCCGCATCGAGCCGGAAACCGTCAAATCCTACCTGACCTTCACGGCAGGGCAGCGCTATGACGCTTACAAGGCCGACGAGAGCCTGCGCGCGCTTTTCGCTACTGGTCTTTTCCAGGATGTCCGTATCACCCCTCAGGGGGGCTCGGTTGTTATCGCGGTTGTTGAAAACCCGCTGATCAACCGCGTCGCCTTCGAGGGAAACACCGAGGTCAAGAGCGATACGCTCTCCGCGGAAGTGCAGCTCAAGGCTCGCACAATGTACACGCGGGCCAAGGTTCAGGCGGATGTTCAGCGCGTGCTCGACGTCTATCGTCGCCAAGGCTACTACGCCACCCAAGTTGACGCGCAGATCATCGAACTCGACAACAACCGTATCGACCTCGTTTTCGAAATCCGCGAAGGGCCGGAAACGAAGGTTGTCGGCATCAACTTCATCGGCAATCAGTCGTTCTCGGACACGGAGCTGCGTGGCGTCATCACAACCACCGAATCGAGCTTCCTCGACTTCCTGAAGCCGACCTCCGTTTACGACCCGGACCGTTTCAACCTCGATCGCGAACTTCTCCGCCGCTACTACCTCAAGAACGGCTATGCAGATATGCGCGTGATGTCGGCGGTTGCGGATGTTGATCAGGAGGGCAAAGGCTTCTTCCTGACCTTCACCATCGACGAGGGGCCGCAATATTTCTTCGGCGGTGTGGACGTCGAGTCGACGCTTCCGGCATTCGCTGCAGAAACAGTTCGCGGCAATCTTCTGACAAAGCCGGGCGACGTTTACAACGCCGAGCTGGTTGATCGTACCGCAGAGCGTTTGACGGTGTCGGTTGCCGAGCAGGGCTTCGCCTTCGGGCAGGTTCGTCCGCGCATCGACCGCGATCCGGTGAACCGCACAATCTCCGTGACCTATGTCGTGGAACAGGGTCCGCGCCTATACATCGAGCGCATCAACGTCGTCGGCAACTATCGCACCGAGGATTACGTCATCCGGCGTGAGTTCCGCGTGGCGGAAGGCGACGCTTACAACAAGATCATGGTCGATCAGGCTCGTCTGCGCCTTCTCGCTCTTGGGTTCTTCAAGGACGTAAAGGTCAACAGAGAGCCGGGTTCCGCCCCCGATCGTGTCGTGCTGTCGGTCGTGGTGGAAGAGCAGTCCACCGGCGAGCTTTCCTTCGCCGCGGGTTACTCCTCGGCCGAAGGTCTCCTTGGCGAAGTGTCCTATACCGAGCGTAATCTCCTCGGCACCGGTCAATATCTCCAGGTCAAGGTTACGGGCAGCCAGGTCAGCGGCGGCGCTGAAGTGAGCTGGACAGAGCCTCGCTTCCTCGACCGCAACCTCTCGTTCGGCCTCGACGCCTTCGCTCGCAACTCCGATTACACCTCGTCGTCCTACACCGACGCGGGTTATGCCGACCTCAAGATTGGTGGCAGCGTGCGGTTTGGCTTCGCGCTCATCGACAGCCTCTGGCTCAACACGAACTACACGCTCATGTCGGATGAAGTTTACGATGTGGCTGAAGGTTCGTCGCTCGCCGTGAAGCAGATCGAGGGCACGTCCGTTATTTCGTCGGTCGGCTACTCGCTGATCTACGATACCCGCAACAACCGCAAGAATCCGTCGCGAGGCTTCTACTTCTCCTTCGCGCAGGATGTGGCCGGTGTCGGCGGCGACGTGAACTACATCCGCTCCATCGCAGAAGGTCGTGGCTATTATCCGATCACGAAGCAGATCACCTTCGTCGGTCGCGCCATCGGCGGCAACATCAGCGGCTGGGACGATCAGAACGTCCGTATCGTCGACAGCTTCTTCAAGGGTGGCGAGACGGTCCGCGGCTTCGCGACGGCTGGCTTGGGACCGCGCGACAAGTATACCGACGACCCGGTCGGCGGTAAGAACTTCTGGGCAGCCACGGCTGAAGTCCGCTTCCCGCTGCCCTTCATTCCGGACGATCTCGGCTTCGGCGGTGCTGTGTTCGCGGATGTGGGCTCTGTCTGGGGGTCGGATGCTTCAAAGTACGCTCATCAGTACTGCACGAATGCAGGCAGCAGCACCGGACAATGCGCTCCGGGCAATATAGGAACGTTCGACTCCAACGACATCCGGGCATCGGTCGGCGCCTCGATCCTTTGGAACTCGCCGGTCGGTCCGCTCCGCGCAGACTTTGCCTACGCCTTGGCCAAAGCAAGCTACGACGAAACGCAGGTCTTCCGTTTCGGTGCGGCAACCAAGTTCTGA